Proteins encoded together in one Drosophila albomicans strain 15112-1751.03 chromosome 2R, ASM965048v2, whole genome shotgun sequence window:
- the LOC117576257 gene encoding GPN-loop GTPase 3, which yields MRFAQIIVGPAGSGKSTYCSYMQQHAMDSKRNIQVVNLDPAAEHFNYTPLADIRELIHLDDAMEDEELHYGPNGGLIFCLEFLIENQDWLKAQLCGGEDELMLGEPDDDYILFDMPGQIELFTHLKMGKQLVQLLESWNFRTCVVFCLDSQFMVDGAKFISGTMAALSVMANMEQPHVNVLTKVDLLSSEARKQLELYLEPDTHNLMGELTIGTAFGEKYRKLTEAIGSLIEDFSLVRFFPLDTEDEESVGDLLLQIDSILQYGEDADVQVRDFDELEENDEAEPDM from the exons atgcgtTTTGCACAGATTATTGTTGGACCTGCGGGCAGTGGAAAA TCCACATATTGCAGTTATATGCAACAACATGCCATGGATAGCAAACGTAACATTCAAGTGGTCAATTTGGATCCCGCTGCAGAGCACTTCAACTACACTCCGCTGGCGGACATCAGAGAATTGATACATCTGGACGATGCTATGGAGGATGAGGAGCTGCACTACGGTCCCAACGGTGGCTTAATTTTCTGCCTGGAGTTTCTTATCGAGAATCAAGATTGGCTCAAGGCTCAGCTTTGTGGCGGCGAAGATGAGCTGATGTTGGGTGAACCCGATGATGATTACATATTGTTTGATATGCCTGGCCAAATAGAACTATTTACACATCTAAAGATGGGCAAACAGCTGGTGCAACTGCTGGAATCGTGGAACTTTCGCACGTGCGTTGTCTTCTGTCTGGATTCCCAGTTTATGGTGGATGGTGCCAAGTTTATATCGGGCACAATGGCTGCACTAAGTGTTATGGCCAACATGGAACAGCCGCATGTGAATGTCCTGACCAAAGTCGATCTTCTAAGCAGTGAGGCACGCAAGCAGCTGGAACTCTACTTGGAGCCGGATACGCACAACCTGATGGGTGAACTGACCATTGGTACCGCGTTTGGCGAGAAATATCGCAAGCTAACTGAGGCCATTGGATCGCTCATCGAGGACTTCAG tttggTGAGATTTTTTCCGCTTGACACAGAGGACGAGGAGAGTGTTGGCGATCTGTTGCTGCAGATTGATAGCATATTGCAGTATGGTGAAGATGCTGATGTCCAAGTGCGCGATTTTGATGAGTTAGAAGAAAACGATGAAGCTGAGCCTGATATGTAA
- the LOC117576255 gene encoding uncharacterized protein LOC117576255 isoform X1, which produces MDEHDMDLTKVYVVRSAKGVDMLCVDDYLYHFDRIGKNNTYRWLCNRRKDKVTPCRSRISTIVPNSQDKTTHIVVEVMQGHVHARCSDHEITKVSQRKRLSNMKMNDAYSTTQPKRARLFERASAGLNPPEWISTSGDNDSQQYSFHLDFEQDKDRVYMLRRRDGRVMVCIDGHLYYLAGKSYKGDMYRWTCVRKRDIECTAKICTEATLAGAHRLHAMESDAHIHPHYSADKLMQMFTRHQILLVDDDQTVEVLQECPNLEYFDPEVSFETQVKTDDVESMIIEDCEDTYEVYSNVDNEDVSGSTQADQQPDQSEVGGDEEMKWPNAADIIDNYVAPADYDPLTETDLTKFTFLPSAKGRKVLCLDRHLFHFDSQSRVNGHLFFTCIMRRDKQQSCHVRVTIDPTDNGPEVLRINGEHTHKPDLQEIQRRMNQPKNKGKNSSSEEVKQEQDESANNSAEFESQDEEDFDETEGSGTGADQDSNYEPPKSQAATTRESRRSVVMKKVIGIDGIKMEPEQNKAASMIVQYMDDGADNISAQIKILPNALENLEGNNTSTPKPQLTNARKRRTNTQNAPTPSPMIAPIADMDLTKICTLRSAKGSEMLCVDGYIYHAKNRGLISRNYWVCIKCRDPEINCKSRISTATQKDGTIRVLRVYNSHNHPFSEDDIKRRLFNEINKKNNKKLKFRPLHFIGKSLEQIKQEFGDLAVERLNVSNLTDGIVVHKKPRNSSQQSALSPTATATRATKAAASSKAVEAKREEQEQEFVDDDVVIEEEEEEEGEETTLAEDSQYMTIEEDNTDAIIEVVEEVADMDGYGIEPIYTMKLYAVSDGPPSLAVRMTLKALDIQYQLVNVDYCALEHRTEDYAKMNPQKEIPVLDDDGFHLSESIAIMQYLCDKYSPLSTLYPEDPNERALVNQRLCFNMGFYYAPISAHSMAPIFFDYERTPMSQKKVENALEVFETYLQRLGTKYAASDNVTIADFALVSSTLCLEAIDFDLSPYPLVQKWYATFKAEYPELWAIANSGMQEINAFEHNPPDLSHMEHPFHPTRKNKA; this is translated from the exons ATGGATGAACACGACATGGACTTGACCAAAGTGTATGTTGTACGCTCCGCAAAGGGCGTCGACATGCTTTGCGTCGACGATTATCTGTACCACTTTGACCGCATCGGCAAGAACAACACTTATCGTTGGCTCTGCAATCGTCGCAAGGATAAAGTGACACCATGCCGTTCACGCATCTCTACCATTGTACCCAACTCCCAGGACAAGACCACGCATATTGTCGTTGAAGTTATGCAGGGTCATGTCCACGCCCGTTGCAGTGACCACGAGATAACAAAGGTGTCGCAACGCAAGCGTTTGTCAAACATGAAGATGAACGATGCttacagcacaacacaaccaAAGCGGGCTCGTCTCTTTGAGCGCGCTTCGGCTGGACTCAATCCCCCTGAATGGATTAGCACTAGCGGGGATAACGATTCACAACAATACTCTTTCCACTTGGACTTTGAG CAGGACAAGGATCGCGTTTACATGCTGAGACGACGCGATGGTCGGGTTATGGTCTGCATCGATGGTCATCTATACTATTTGGCGGGCAAGTCCTACAAGGGCGACATGTACCGCTGGACCTGCGTGCGCAAACGGGATATTGAATGCACCGCCAAGATCTGCACAGAGGCCACATTAGCTGGCGCACATCGCTTGCATGCCATGGAGTCGGATGCCCACATACATCCGCACTACTCGGCCGATAAGCTAATGCAAATGTTCACCAGACATCAGATACTTTTGGTCGACGATGACCAAACAGTCGAAGTGCTGCAGGAATGCCCCAATCTGGAGTACTTCGATCCTGAGGTATCTTTTGAGACACAAGTCAAAACCGATGATGTTGAGTCGATGATCATTGAGGACTGCGAGGATACCTACGAGGTCTACTCGAATGTGGACAATGAAGATGTATCTGGCTCAACACAAGCGGATCAGCAACCAGACCAGTCAGAGGTCGGTGGGGATGAGGAAATGAAATGGCCAAATGCCGCTGATATCATTGATAACTATGTGGCACCCGCCGACTATGATCCCCTGACCGAAACCGACTTGACCAAATTTACGTTCTTGCCCTCGGCCAAGGGTCGCAAGGTGCTCTGCTTGGATCGACATCTCTTTCACTTTGACTCGCAAAGTCGTGTCAATGGACATTTGTTCTTTACGTGCATAATGCGACGTGATAAGCAGCAAAGCTGCCACGTGCGCGTCACCATCGATCCCACCGATAACGGTCCCGAAGTGCTGCGCATCAATggcgagcacacacacaagcctGATTTGCAGGAAATCCAAAGACGCATGAATCAACCGAAGAACAAAGGCAAGAATAGCTCCTCGGAGGAGGTCAAACAGGAACAGGACGAGTCAGCTAACAATTCAGCTGAGTTCGAGAGTCAAGACGAGGAGGACTTTGACGAGACAGAAGGATCAGGAACTGGAGCCGACCAAGACAGCAATTATGAGCCACCAAAGTCTCAGGCAGCTACAACTAGAGAATCGCGACGCTCAGTGGTAATGAAGAAGGTAATTGGCATCGATGGCATCAAAATGGAACCGGAGCAGAACAAAGCAGCCTCCATGATAGTGCAGTACATGGACGATGGTGCCGACAACATCAGTGCCCAGATTAAGATATTGCCCAATGCTCTCGAGAATCTCGAGGGCAATAATACTTCAACACCCAAGCCACAATTGACCAATGCGCGCAAGCGACGCACAAACACTCAAAATGCACCCACTCCAAGTCCAATGATAGCGCCAATCGCTGACATGGATCTGACCAAAATCTGCACACTCCGCTCGGCCAAGGGCAGCGAAATGCTTTGCGTCGATGGTTACATTTATCATGCCAAGAATCGTGGGTTGATCTCTCGTAATTATTGGGTGTGCATTAAGTGTCGCGATCCCGAGATCAATTGCAAGAGTCGCATTTCGACAGCCACACAGAAAGATGGCACAATACGCGTGCTGCGTGTCTACAACAGTCACAATCATCCGTTCAGCGAGGATGACATCAAGCGACGCCTCTTCAATGAGatcaacaagaagaacaacaagaaactCAAGTTTCGACCATTGCACTTCATTGGCAAATCGCTGGAGCAAATTAAACAGGAGTTCGGCGATCTGGCTGTAGAACGTCTCAACGTCTCCAATCTGACCGACGGTATTGTGGTCCACAAGAAGCCACGCAACAGCAGTCAGCAGAGCGCTTTATCGCCAACTGCTACAGCAACTAGAGCCACTAAAGCCGCTGCATCGTCAAAAGCAGTTGAAGCCAAGCGGGAGGAGCAGGAACAAGAATTTGTGGATGACGATGTGGTCATcgaagaggaggaagaagaggaGGGCGAGGAGACAACATTGGCCGAGGATAGTCAGTACATGACTATCGAGGAGGACAACACAGATGCGATTATCGAGGTGGTCGAAGAGGTGGCTGACATGGATGGCTATGGCATTGA ACCGATTTACACGATGAAGCTGTACGCCGTATCCGATGGACCGCCTTCGCTGGCCGTGCGCATGACGCTCAAGGCGCTGGACATACAATACCAGCTGGTCAATGTGGACTACTGTGCTTTGGAGCACCGCACCGAGGACTATGCCAAG ATGAATCCACAAAAGGAGATTCCTGTGCTGGATGACGACGGATTCCATCTGTCGGAGAGCATTGCTATTATGCAATATCTGTGCGACAAGTATTCGCCACTCTCCACACTCTATCCCGAGGATCCGAATGAGCGAGCGCTGGTCAATCAACGTCTGTGCTTCAACATGGGCTTCTACTATGCTCCCATCTCCGCACACAGCATGGCACCCATTTTCTTTGACTATGAACGCACCCCGATGTCCCAGAAGAAGGTTGAGAATGCTCTCGAAGTTTTCGAAACCTATTTGCAACGCTTGGGCACAAAGTATGCCGCATCAGATAATGTTACCATTGCTGATTTCGCCTTGGTTTCATCTACACTTTGCCTTGAGgcaattgattttgatttgtcACCTTATCCGCTGGTGCAGAAATGGTATGCCACCTTTAAGGCGGAATACCCAGAGTTGTGGGCGATTGCCAACAGCGGCATGCAAGAGATTAATGCCTTTGAGCATAATCCACCAGATCTATCGCACATGGAGCACCCATTTCATCCAACACGCAAGAACAAGGCCTAA
- the LOC117576258 gene encoding pancreas transcription factor 1 subunit alpha isoform X1, with protein MFSMDNFDLEATMARHFFEGSQATNASNSSSEYFFGDEHSSESDDDDDAYSSGFNSDQENNEKTYSMFSRRSHKPRRLKCASQMAQQRQAANLRERRRMQSINEAFEGLRTHIPTLPYEKRLSKVDTLKLAISYITFLSEMVKKDKNGNEAGLSLQRNYQKEPPKKIILKDRTGGMAHSLSWYRKGDRYPGSKLYARTWTPDDPNQQSIQPLYTNNNTTTKSNHSSNSSQNQNSNQSSDDFNVNTGELTGGAANTAASLFGSGGAL; from the exons ATGTTTTCCATGGACAATTTCGATTTGGAGGCCACCATGGCTCGCCACTTCTTTGAGGGCTCCCAGGCGACAAACGCATCGAACTCCAGCTCCGAATACTTTTTCGGTGATGAGCACAGCTCGGAaagcgatgacgatgatgatgcctATAGCAGTGGTTTCAATAGCGATCAGGAGAACAACGAAAAGAC CTACTCCATGTTTAGCCGGCGTAGCCACAAGCCGCGTCGCTTGAAGTGCGCTTCCCAGATGGCTCAGCAGCGTCAGGCGGCGAATCTCCGAGAGCGTCGGCGCATGCAGAGCATCAATGAGGCATTCGAGGGTCTGCGTACTCATATACCAACGTTGCCCTACGAGAAGCGTCTCAGTAAG GTGGATACGCTTAAGCTGGCCATCAGCTATATAACCTTTCTCAGCGAGATGGTCAAGAAGGATAAGAATGGCAATGAGGCTGGGCTGAGCTTGCAGCGCAACTATCAAAAGGAACCGCCCAAGAAAATCATTCTCAAAGATCGCA CTGGCGGCATGGCGCATTCCTTGTCCTGGTATCGCAAGGGCGATCGCTATCCGGGCAGCAAGTTGTATGCACGCACTTGGACACCCGATGATCCCAACCAGCAGTCGATACAACCGCtctacaccaacaacaacaccaccacGAAGAGCAATCACAGCTCCAATTCGagtcaaaatcaaaatagcAATCAATCCAGCGATGACTTCAATGTCAACACTGGCGAATTGACTGGCGGAGCAGCCAACACAGCAGCGAGCCTCTTTGGCAGCGGTGGTGCACTCTAA
- the LOC117576258 gene encoding pancreas transcription factor 1 subunit alpha isoform X2, which produces MFSMDNFDLEATMARHFFEGSQATNASNSSSEYFFGDEHSSESDDDDDAYSSGFNSDQENNEKTRRSHKPRRLKCASQMAQQRQAANLRERRRMQSINEAFEGLRTHIPTLPYEKRLSKVDTLKLAISYITFLSEMVKKDKNGNEAGLSLQRNYQKEPPKKIILKDRTGGMAHSLSWYRKGDRYPGSKLYARTWTPDDPNQQSIQPLYTNNNTTTKSNHSSNSSQNQNSNQSSDDFNVNTGELTGGAANTAASLFGSGGAL; this is translated from the exons ATGTTTTCCATGGACAATTTCGATTTGGAGGCCACCATGGCTCGCCACTTCTTTGAGGGCTCCCAGGCGACAAACGCATCGAACTCCAGCTCCGAATACTTTTTCGGTGATGAGCACAGCTCGGAaagcgatgacgatgatgatgcctATAGCAGTGGTTTCAATAGCGATCAGGAGAACAACGAAAAGAC CCGGCGTAGCCACAAGCCGCGTCGCTTGAAGTGCGCTTCCCAGATGGCTCAGCAGCGTCAGGCGGCGAATCTCCGAGAGCGTCGGCGCATGCAGAGCATCAATGAGGCATTCGAGGGTCTGCGTACTCATATACCAACGTTGCCCTACGAGAAGCGTCTCAGTAAG GTGGATACGCTTAAGCTGGCCATCAGCTATATAACCTTTCTCAGCGAGATGGTCAAGAAGGATAAGAATGGCAATGAGGCTGGGCTGAGCTTGCAGCGCAACTATCAAAAGGAACCGCCCAAGAAAATCATTCTCAAAGATCGCA CTGGCGGCATGGCGCATTCCTTGTCCTGGTATCGCAAGGGCGATCGCTATCCGGGCAGCAAGTTGTATGCACGCACTTGGACACCCGATGATCCCAACCAGCAGTCGATACAACCGCtctacaccaacaacaacaccaccacGAAGAGCAATCACAGCTCCAATTCGagtcaaaatcaaaatagcAATCAATCCAGCGATGACTTCAATGTCAACACTGGCGAATTGACTGGCGGAGCAGCCAACACAGCAGCGAGCCTCTTTGGCAGCGGTGGTGCACTCTAA
- the LOC117576255 gene encoding glutathione S-transferase 1 isoform X3, whose product MKLYAVSDGPPSLAVRMTLKALDIQYQLVNVDYCALEHRTEDYAKMNPQKEIPVLDDDGFHLSESIAIMQYLCDKYSPLSTLYPEDPNERALVNQRLCFNMGFYYAPISAHSMAPIFFDYERTPMSQKKVENALEVFETYLQRLGTKYAASDNVTIADFALVSSTLCLEAIDFDLSPYPLVQKWYATFKAEYPELWAIANSGMQEINAFEHNPPDLSHMEHPFHPTRKNKA is encoded by the exons ATGAAGCTGTACGCCGTATCCGATGGACCGCCTTCGCTGGCCGTGCGCATGACGCTCAAGGCGCTGGACATACAATACCAGCTGGTCAATGTGGACTACTGTGCTTTGGAGCACCGCACCGAGGACTATGCCAAG ATGAATCCACAAAAGGAGATTCCTGTGCTGGATGACGACGGATTCCATCTGTCGGAGAGCATTGCTATTATGCAATATCTGTGCGACAAGTATTCGCCACTCTCCACACTCTATCCCGAGGATCCGAATGAGCGAGCGCTGGTCAATCAACGTCTGTGCTTCAACATGGGCTTCTACTATGCTCCCATCTCCGCACACAGCATGGCACCCATTTTCTTTGACTATGAACGCACCCCGATGTCCCAGAAGAAGGTTGAGAATGCTCTCGAAGTTTTCGAAACCTATTTGCAACGCTTGGGCACAAAGTATGCCGCATCAGATAATGTTACCATTGCTGATTTCGCCTTGGTTTCATCTACACTTTGCCTTGAGgcaattgattttgatttgtcACCTTATCCGCTGGTGCAGAAATGGTATGCCACCTTTAAGGCGGAATACCCAGAGTTGTGGGCGATTGCCAACAGCGGCATGCAAGAGATTAATGCCTTTGAGCATAATCCACCAGATCTATCGCACATGGAGCACCCATTTCATCCAACACGCAAGAACAAGGCCTAA
- the LOC117576255 gene encoding uncharacterized protein LOC117576255 isoform X2: protein MDEHDMDLTKVYVVRSAKGVDMLCVDDYLYHFDRIGKNNTYRWLCNRRKDKVTPCRSRISTIVPNSQDKTTHIVVEVMQGHVHARCSDHEITKVSQRKRLSNMKMNDAYSTTQPKRARLFERASAGLNPPEWISTSGDNDSQQYSFHLDFEDKDRVYMLRRRDGRVMVCIDGHLYYLAGKSYKGDMYRWTCVRKRDIECTAKICTEATLAGAHRLHAMESDAHIHPHYSADKLMQMFTRHQILLVDDDQTVEVLQECPNLEYFDPEVSFETQVKTDDVESMIIEDCEDTYEVYSNVDNEDVSGSTQADQQPDQSEVGGDEEMKWPNAADIIDNYVAPADYDPLTETDLTKFTFLPSAKGRKVLCLDRHLFHFDSQSRVNGHLFFTCIMRRDKQQSCHVRVTIDPTDNGPEVLRINGEHTHKPDLQEIQRRMNQPKNKGKNSSSEEVKQEQDESANNSAEFESQDEEDFDETEGSGTGADQDSNYEPPKSQAATTRESRRSVVMKKVIGIDGIKMEPEQNKAASMIVQYMDDGADNISAQIKILPNALENLEGNNTSTPKPQLTNARKRRTNTQNAPTPSPMIAPIADMDLTKICTLRSAKGSEMLCVDGYIYHAKNRGLISRNYWVCIKCRDPEINCKSRISTATQKDGTIRVLRVYNSHNHPFSEDDIKRRLFNEINKKNNKKLKFRPLHFIGKSLEQIKQEFGDLAVERLNVSNLTDGIVVHKKPRNSSQQSALSPTATATRATKAAASSKAVEAKREEQEQEFVDDDVVIEEEEEEEGEETTLAEDSQYMTIEEDNTDAIIEVVEEVADMDGYGIEPIYTMKLYAVSDGPPSLAVRMTLKALDIQYQLVNVDYCALEHRTEDYAKMNPQKEIPVLDDDGFHLSESIAIMQYLCDKYSPLSTLYPEDPNERALVNQRLCFNMGFYYAPISAHSMAPIFFDYERTPMSQKKVENALEVFETYLQRLGTKYAASDNVTIADFALVSSTLCLEAIDFDLSPYPLVQKWYATFKAEYPELWAIANSGMQEINAFEHNPPDLSHMEHPFHPTRKNKA from the exons ATGGATGAACACGACATGGACTTGACCAAAGTGTATGTTGTACGCTCCGCAAAGGGCGTCGACATGCTTTGCGTCGACGATTATCTGTACCACTTTGACCGCATCGGCAAGAACAACACTTATCGTTGGCTCTGCAATCGTCGCAAGGATAAAGTGACACCATGCCGTTCACGCATCTCTACCATTGTACCCAACTCCCAGGACAAGACCACGCATATTGTCGTTGAAGTTATGCAGGGTCATGTCCACGCCCGTTGCAGTGACCACGAGATAACAAAGGTGTCGCAACGCAAGCGTTTGTCAAACATGAAGATGAACGATGCttacagcacaacacaaccaAAGCGGGCTCGTCTCTTTGAGCGCGCTTCGGCTGGACTCAATCCCCCTGAATGGATTAGCACTAGCGGGGATAACGATTCACAACAATACTCTTTCCACTTGGACTTTGAG GACAAGGATCGCGTTTACATGCTGAGACGACGCGATGGTCGGGTTATGGTCTGCATCGATGGTCATCTATACTATTTGGCGGGCAAGTCCTACAAGGGCGACATGTACCGCTGGACCTGCGTGCGCAAACGGGATATTGAATGCACCGCCAAGATCTGCACAGAGGCCACATTAGCTGGCGCACATCGCTTGCATGCCATGGAGTCGGATGCCCACATACATCCGCACTACTCGGCCGATAAGCTAATGCAAATGTTCACCAGACATCAGATACTTTTGGTCGACGATGACCAAACAGTCGAAGTGCTGCAGGAATGCCCCAATCTGGAGTACTTCGATCCTGAGGTATCTTTTGAGACACAAGTCAAAACCGATGATGTTGAGTCGATGATCATTGAGGACTGCGAGGATACCTACGAGGTCTACTCGAATGTGGACAATGAAGATGTATCTGGCTCAACACAAGCGGATCAGCAACCAGACCAGTCAGAGGTCGGTGGGGATGAGGAAATGAAATGGCCAAATGCCGCTGATATCATTGATAACTATGTGGCACCCGCCGACTATGATCCCCTGACCGAAACCGACTTGACCAAATTTACGTTCTTGCCCTCGGCCAAGGGTCGCAAGGTGCTCTGCTTGGATCGACATCTCTTTCACTTTGACTCGCAAAGTCGTGTCAATGGACATTTGTTCTTTACGTGCATAATGCGACGTGATAAGCAGCAAAGCTGCCACGTGCGCGTCACCATCGATCCCACCGATAACGGTCCCGAAGTGCTGCGCATCAATggcgagcacacacacaagcctGATTTGCAGGAAATCCAAAGACGCATGAATCAACCGAAGAACAAAGGCAAGAATAGCTCCTCGGAGGAGGTCAAACAGGAACAGGACGAGTCAGCTAACAATTCAGCTGAGTTCGAGAGTCAAGACGAGGAGGACTTTGACGAGACAGAAGGATCAGGAACTGGAGCCGACCAAGACAGCAATTATGAGCCACCAAAGTCTCAGGCAGCTACAACTAGAGAATCGCGACGCTCAGTGGTAATGAAGAAGGTAATTGGCATCGATGGCATCAAAATGGAACCGGAGCAGAACAAAGCAGCCTCCATGATAGTGCAGTACATGGACGATGGTGCCGACAACATCAGTGCCCAGATTAAGATATTGCCCAATGCTCTCGAGAATCTCGAGGGCAATAATACTTCAACACCCAAGCCACAATTGACCAATGCGCGCAAGCGACGCACAAACACTCAAAATGCACCCACTCCAAGTCCAATGATAGCGCCAATCGCTGACATGGATCTGACCAAAATCTGCACACTCCGCTCGGCCAAGGGCAGCGAAATGCTTTGCGTCGATGGTTACATTTATCATGCCAAGAATCGTGGGTTGATCTCTCGTAATTATTGGGTGTGCATTAAGTGTCGCGATCCCGAGATCAATTGCAAGAGTCGCATTTCGACAGCCACACAGAAAGATGGCACAATACGCGTGCTGCGTGTCTACAACAGTCACAATCATCCGTTCAGCGAGGATGACATCAAGCGACGCCTCTTCAATGAGatcaacaagaagaacaacaagaaactCAAGTTTCGACCATTGCACTTCATTGGCAAATCGCTGGAGCAAATTAAACAGGAGTTCGGCGATCTGGCTGTAGAACGTCTCAACGTCTCCAATCTGACCGACGGTATTGTGGTCCACAAGAAGCCACGCAACAGCAGTCAGCAGAGCGCTTTATCGCCAACTGCTACAGCAACTAGAGCCACTAAAGCCGCTGCATCGTCAAAAGCAGTTGAAGCCAAGCGGGAGGAGCAGGAACAAGAATTTGTGGATGACGATGTGGTCATcgaagaggaggaagaagaggaGGGCGAGGAGACAACATTGGCCGAGGATAGTCAGTACATGACTATCGAGGAGGACAACACAGATGCGATTATCGAGGTGGTCGAAGAGGTGGCTGACATGGATGGCTATGGCATTGA ACCGATTTACACGATGAAGCTGTACGCCGTATCCGATGGACCGCCTTCGCTGGCCGTGCGCATGACGCTCAAGGCGCTGGACATACAATACCAGCTGGTCAATGTGGACTACTGTGCTTTGGAGCACCGCACCGAGGACTATGCCAAG ATGAATCCACAAAAGGAGATTCCTGTGCTGGATGACGACGGATTCCATCTGTCGGAGAGCATTGCTATTATGCAATATCTGTGCGACAAGTATTCGCCACTCTCCACACTCTATCCCGAGGATCCGAATGAGCGAGCGCTGGTCAATCAACGTCTGTGCTTCAACATGGGCTTCTACTATGCTCCCATCTCCGCACACAGCATGGCACCCATTTTCTTTGACTATGAACGCACCCCGATGTCCCAGAAGAAGGTTGAGAATGCTCTCGAAGTTTTCGAAACCTATTTGCAACGCTTGGGCACAAAGTATGCCGCATCAGATAATGTTACCATTGCTGATTTCGCCTTGGTTTCATCTACACTTTGCCTTGAGgcaattgattttgatttgtcACCTTATCCGCTGGTGCAGAAATGGTATGCCACCTTTAAGGCGGAATACCCAGAGTTGTGGGCGATTGCCAACAGCGGCATGCAAGAGATTAATGCCTTTGAGCATAATCCACCAGATCTATCGCACATGGAGCACCCATTTCATCCAACACGCAAGAACAAGGCCTAA